A region of uncultured Carboxylicivirga sp. DNA encodes the following proteins:
- a CDS encoding sugar phosphate nucleotidyltransferase, translated as MNAMIFAAGLGTRLQPLTNNTPKALVDFRGKPLLWHAINNVINAGAERIIVNVHHFAHQVIDYLNNNHWEAEIIVSDESDLLLDTGGGLIKAKSLFIPEKPVLIQNADILLSTNIKKFIHSHNNAGNSASLMVKKRETSRYLLFDEQFNLCGWENTGSGEIIKVSEADVIHKLGFCGVHLIEPNLIDAMGEERPFSIVKAYLSLAGQFKIGGYQISEGDKWFDVGTVNKLNEANLKY; from the coding sequence ATGAATGCGATGATTTTTGCTGCAGGTTTAGGAACACGCCTGCAGCCTTTAACAAATAATACACCAAAGGCATTGGTTGATTTCAGAGGTAAGCCATTATTGTGGCATGCCATAAATAACGTAATTAATGCCGGCGCTGAACGAATTATAGTAAATGTGCATCACTTTGCACATCAGGTAATTGATTACCTGAATAACAACCATTGGGAAGCTGAAATTATAGTATCTGATGAATCAGATTTATTACTTGATACAGGTGGTGGTTTGATAAAAGCTAAGTCGTTATTTATTCCTGAAAAGCCTGTGTTGATTCAAAATGCTGATATTTTACTTTCAACTAATATTAAAAAGTTCATACATTCGCATAATAATGCAGGAAACAGCGCTAGTTTAATGGTGAAAAAGCGAGAAACTTCTCGATATTTATTGTTTGATGAACAATTTAATTTATGTGGTTGGGAGAATACTGGATCCGGTGAGATCATTAAAGTAAGTGAGGCTGATGTTATACATAAATTAGGTTTTTGTGGAGTACATCTCATTGAACCTAACCTTATTGATGCCATGGGAGAAGAAAGGCCTTTCTCAATTGTGAAAGCATATTTGAGTCTTGCAGGTCAATTCAAAATTGGTGGTTATCAAATAAGCGAGGGTGATAAATGGTTTGATGTAGGGACCGTTAATAAATTGAACGAAGCAAATTTAAAATACTAA
- a CDS encoding RNase adapter RapZ produces MEKNTKLLLIDMFEKWAGEEARSFIMLPPSGSYREYYRISGREKSAMGVYNSDQKENIAFIEFSNHFRQQGLSVPQIYGQDLKHNVYLQEDLGDITLYAFLQGIRKGNDFPEDLTSFYKKTLKSLIRFQIDGNTGLDYDNCYPRKAFDKQSMLWDLHYFKYYFLKLARIPFDEQLLEDDYHHLITFLMEAEQDYFLYRDFQSRNVMVVEDEPWFIDYQGGRKGALQYDVASLLFDAKADIPNDVRKQLFDFYIDELSKIKTIDKDLFKKHYYGYVLIRIMQAMGAYGFRGFYEKKEHFLKSIPYAIENLKYLLSIIDFKEKMPTLFAALTNVTESEELINISQDKEMLTVRVTSFSYKRGIPVDISGNGGGFVFDCRAIHNPGRYPEYADKTGKDEEVIAFFGKEPEMAAFLSDVYSIVDKSVEKYIARGFKHLMVNFGCTGGQHRSVFSAEQLSAHLLNKYKVKVELKHVEQDMKRK; encoded by the coding sequence GTGGAGAAAAATACTAAGCTCTTATTAATTGATATGTTTGAAAAATGGGCCGGAGAAGAGGCCCGTTCGTTTATTATGTTGCCGCCATCTGGCTCTTATCGAGAATATTACAGAATTTCCGGCAGGGAAAAATCTGCAATGGGCGTATATAATTCCGATCAAAAAGAAAATATTGCATTTATCGAGTTTTCTAATCATTTCCGTCAACAAGGTCTTTCCGTACCTCAGATATATGGTCAGGATTTAAAGCATAATGTATACCTGCAGGAGGATCTGGGTGATATTACTCTATATGCTTTTTTGCAGGGTATCAGAAAAGGTAATGATTTCCCGGAGGATTTAACGTCTTTTTATAAGAAAACATTGAAGAGTTTAATTCGATTTCAGATTGATGGAAATACTGGATTGGACTATGATAATTGTTATCCGCGTAAAGCATTTGATAAGCAGTCGATGCTGTGGGATTTACATTATTTCAAATATTACTTTTTAAAGCTGGCACGTATTCCTTTTGATGAACAATTATTAGAGGATGATTACCATCACCTGATTACATTCTTAATGGAAGCCGAGCAGGATTATTTTTTATATCGCGACTTTCAGTCACGTAATGTTATGGTCGTTGAAGATGAACCCTGGTTTATTGATTACCAGGGAGGGCGAAAAGGAGCTCTTCAATACGATGTAGCATCACTTCTTTTTGATGCAAAGGCAGATATCCCAAATGATGTAAGAAAACAATTGTTCGATTTTTACATTGATGAATTAAGCAAGATTAAAACCATTGATAAGGATTTATTTAAAAAGCATTATTACGGATATGTTCTGATTCGTATAATGCAGGCTATGGGAGCATATGGTTTTAGGGGATTTTACGAAAAGAAAGAACATTTTTTGAAAAGTATTCCTTATGCCATCGAAAATCTTAAATATTTGTTATCAATTATCGATTTTAAAGAAAAGATGCCAACTCTTTTTGCGGCATTAACCAATGTGACCGAATCGGAAGAATTAATCAATATCTCTCAGGATAAAGAAATGCTTACTGTAAGGGTAACCAGCTTTTCGTATAAACGAGGAATTCCTGTTGATATTTCTGGTAATGGCGGTGGTTTTGTGTTTGATTGCCGGGCAATTCATAATCCAGGCAGATACCCTGAATATGCAGATAAAACTGGTAAAGATGAAGAAGTGATAGCCTTTTTTGGTAAAGAACCTGAAATGGCTGCTTTTTTAAGCGATGTTTATTCAATAGTTGATAAATCGGTAGAGAAATATATCGCCCGGGGTTTTAAACATTTAATGGTAAATTTTGGTTGTACAGGTGGACAGCATCGATCAGTTTTTAGTGCTGAACAATTAAGTGCACATTTACTTAACAAATACAAAGTGAAGGTTGAGTTGAAGCACGTTGAACAGGATATGAAGCGTAAATAA